One Kineococcus aurantiacus genomic window carries:
- a CDS encoding amino acid permease translates to MPRTDHPPDGPVTSGPAAGKGLQPGALGLWGNTVIGLGATAPAYSLAATLGYVVLAVHDKAPAMFLVAFVPMLLVAVAYRELNRAAPDCGTTFTWGTKAFGPWVGWMGGWGVAVSAVIVLANVAEISAVYTLRFLGFDGAAEDLLLRTGLGLVFIVAMTYVSYRGITISERIQNVLVVVQFAVLGIISVGALWLVRSGDAGAQAVQPRWDWFSPFGVSGSALAEAVILCIFIYWGWDACLAVSEETRDADRTPGRAALLATVILVVTYVLVAVAVQAYAGFGTTGIGLNNPDNADDVLSTLGDPVGGAVLSGLLLVTVAISAASSTQTTILPTARGTLSMAVYGALPQRFANVHPRYRTPSFGTVVMGAAAVAFYLVLSLVSQNALQDSIASLGLAVAFYYGITAFSCVWYFRRTLTRSVRDFLLRGLFPVLGGAAMLWAFARSSVDMLEPDYGFTTFGPLGGVFVIGIGMLVLGVPLMLLCAARLRPFFRGRTLDADTPVLVPETGEPPVGGL, encoded by the coding sequence GTGCCCCGGACCGACCACCCCCCCGACGGACCCGTCACCTCCGGCCCCGCCGCCGGCAAGGGCCTGCAGCCCGGCGCCCTCGGCCTGTGGGGCAACACCGTCATCGGCCTGGGCGCGACCGCGCCCGCGTACAGCCTCGCCGCCACCCTCGGGTACGTCGTCCTCGCCGTCCACGACAAGGCCCCGGCGATGTTCCTCGTCGCCTTCGTCCCGATGCTCCTGGTCGCCGTCGCCTACCGCGAGCTCAACCGCGCGGCCCCCGACTGCGGCACCACGTTCACGTGGGGCACCAAGGCCTTCGGGCCGTGGGTCGGCTGGATGGGCGGCTGGGGGGTGGCCGTGTCGGCCGTCATCGTCCTGGCCAACGTCGCGGAGATCTCCGCGGTCTACACGCTGCGCTTCCTCGGCTTCGACGGCGCGGCCGAGGACCTCCTGCTGCGGACCGGCCTCGGGCTGGTCTTCATCGTCGCCATGACGTACGTCAGCTACCGCGGGATCACGATCTCCGAGCGCATCCAGAACGTCCTGGTCGTCGTGCAGTTCGCGGTGCTGGGGATCATCTCGGTCGGCGCCCTGTGGCTGGTGCGCTCCGGCGACGCCGGCGCGCAGGCCGTGCAGCCGCGGTGGGACTGGTTCTCCCCGTTCGGCGTGAGCGGGTCGGCGCTGGCCGAGGCCGTCATCCTCTGCATCTTCATCTACTGGGGCTGGGACGCCTGCCTGGCGGTGAGCGAGGAGACGCGGGACGCCGACCGGACGCCCGGCCGCGCGGCCCTGCTGGCCACCGTGATCCTCGTCGTGACGTACGTCCTGGTCGCCGTCGCCGTGCAGGCCTACGCCGGGTTCGGCACCACGGGCATCGGGCTGAACAACCCCGACAACGCCGACGACGTGCTGTCCACGCTGGGCGACCCCGTGGGCGGCGCCGTGCTGTCGGGGCTGCTGCTGGTCACCGTCGCGATCTCGGCGGCGTCCTCGACCCAGACGACGATCCTGCCCACGGCCCGCGGGACCCTGTCGATGGCCGTCTACGGCGCGCTGCCGCAACGGTTCGCGAACGTCCACCCCAGGTACCGGACGCCCTCCTTCGGGACGGTCGTCATGGGCGCGGCGGCCGTCGCGTTCTACCTCGTGCTGAGCCTGGTGAGCCAGAACGCGTTGCAGGACTCCATCGCCTCCCTCGGCCTGGCCGTCGCGTTCTACTACGGGATCACGGCGTTCTCGTGCGTCTGGTACTTCCGCCGGACGCTGACCCGCTCGGTCCGCGACTTCCTGCTGCGCGGGCTGTTCCCCGTCCTGGGCGGGGCCGCGATGCTGTGGGCGTTCGCCCGGAGCAGCGTCGACATGCTGGAGCCCGACTACGGTTTCACGACCTTCGGCCCGCTCGGCGGCGTGTTCGTCATCGGCATCGGGATGCTGGTGCTGGGGGTGCCGCTGATGCTGCTGTGCGCGGCGCGGCTGCGACCGTTCTTCCGGGGCCGGACGCTGGACGCGGACACGCCCGTCCTGGTGCCCGAGACGGGTGAGCCGCCCGTCGGCGGTCTCTGA
- a CDS encoding amidohydrolase family protein: protein MTVLARGTVRTGARVLPGGWALLERGEVLRVGTGPAPAADETVEGAHVVPGFVDVHCHGGGGASFGGPVEDAATVVATHRAHGTTTLVASLVTRPVEELAATLDAYADLVADGVLAGVHLEGPWLSPDHRGAHDPALLRTPDPADLDRLLGTGLVRVVTIAPELPGGLDAVRRTAAAGAVAAVGHTGAGADVVREAVEAGATWATHLFNAMPPLHHRDPGPVAALLEDERVTVELIADGVHLHPLTVSLAAHRAGPGRVALVTDAMAATGSADGRYRLGDLDVDVVGGVARLVEGGSIAGSTLTLDRALRFAVTRAGLELDDALAAVTSTPARGLGRTDVGHLEPGARGGAVVLTDDLTVHRVLT, encoded by the coding sequence GTGACCGTCCTGGCGCGGGGCACCGTCCGCACCGGCGCGCGCGTGCTGCCCGGCGGCTGGGCGCTGCTCGAGCGCGGTGAGGTGCTGCGGGTCGGGACGGGCCCGGCGCCCGCCGCCGACGAGACCGTCGAGGGAGCCCACGTCGTCCCGGGCTTCGTCGACGTCCACTGCCACGGCGGGGGCGGGGCGAGCTTCGGGGGACCCGTCGAGGACGCCGCCACCGTCGTCGCCACCCACCGCGCCCACGGCACGACCACCCTCGTCGCCAGCCTGGTCACCCGCCCCGTCGAGGAGCTGGCCGCGACCCTCGACGCCTACGCCGACCTCGTCGCCGACGGCGTCCTGGCCGGCGTCCACCTCGAGGGCCCGTGGCTGAGCCCGGACCACCGCGGGGCCCACGACCCCGCGCTGCTGCGCACCCCCGACCCCGCCGACCTCGACCGGCTGCTCGGCACCGGCCTCGTGCGGGTGGTCACGATCGCCCCCGAGCTGCCCGGGGGGCTGGACGCCGTGCGGCGCACCGCCGCCGCCGGCGCGGTCGCCGCGGTCGGGCACACCGGGGCCGGCGCCGACGTCGTCCGCGAGGCGGTCGAGGCCGGCGCGACGTGGGCGACCCACCTGTTCAACGCCATGCCCCCGCTGCACCACCGCGACCCCGGGCCGGTCGCGGCGCTGCTGGAGGACGAGCGGGTGACGGTCGAGCTCATCGCCGACGGGGTCCACCTGCACCCGCTGACGGTCTCCCTCGCCGCGCACCGGGCCGGGCCGGGGCGGGTCGCCCTCGTCACCGACGCGATGGCCGCCACGGGCTCCGCGGACGGCCGGTACCGGCTCGGCGACCTGGACGTGGACGTCGTGGGGGGAGTGGCCCGCCTCGTCGAGGGCGGTTCGATCGCCGGGAGCACCCTGACGCTGGACCGGGCGCTGCGGTTCGCGGTGACGCGGGCGGGGCTGGAGCTCGACGACGCCCTCGCGGCGGTCACGTCCACGCCCGCCCGCGGGCTCGGCCGCACCGACGTCGGCCACCTCGAACCCGGCGCCCGCGGCGGGGCGGTCGTCCTCACCGACGACCTCACCGTGCACCGCGTCCTCACCTGA
- a CDS encoding SIS domain-containing protein, producing the protein MSTPRGHLVRSEIAEQPAVADRVLSAAGGDLARTARLLREAAPRAVLLTARGTSDHAALYAKYLLEVGLGLPCGLTSTSTLTVYGATPDLRGVLWIAVSQSGGSPDLVESTAAARRAGATTLAVTNNPSSPLAAAAEHHLDVHAGPELAVAATKSYTAQLLTLWLLVTAWRGGDLTPAHAVPGFLAQAVAAPDVPDVAARYRFVDRLVLTARGYSYPTAREAALKLMETSYLSAQAFSAADLMHGPLAMVDADRPVIAVVPEGPGGEAVTPVLAALHERGADVCAVAPAGLAPQATVRLALPSGIPEDLAPVVQIVPLQRLALEMAVARGLDPDAPRGLRKVTETR; encoded by the coding sequence GTGAGCACCCCCCGCGGACACCTCGTCCGCTCCGAGATCGCCGAACAGCCCGCCGTCGCCGACCGGGTGCTGTCCGCCGCCGGCGGGGACCTGGCCCGCACCGCCCGCCTGCTGCGCGAGGCCGCCCCCCGCGCGGTGCTGCTCACCGCGCGCGGCACCAGCGACCACGCCGCCCTGTACGCCAAGTACCTCCTGGAGGTCGGCCTGGGGCTGCCGTGCGGGCTGACGTCCACCTCCACCCTCACCGTCTACGGCGCCACCCCGGACCTGCGCGGGGTGCTGTGGATCGCCGTCAGCCAGTCCGGGGGGTCCCCGGACCTCGTGGAGTCCACCGCCGCGGCCCGCCGCGCCGGGGCCACCACCCTGGCCGTGACGAACAACCCGTCCTCGCCGCTGGCCGCCGCCGCCGAGCACCACCTCGACGTCCACGCCGGCCCCGAGCTGGCCGTGGCCGCGACCAAGAGCTACACCGCCCAGCTGCTGACCCTGTGGCTGCTGGTCACCGCCTGGCGCGGCGGGGACCTCACCCCCGCCCACGCGGTGCCGGGGTTCCTGGCGCAGGCGGTCGCCGCGCCCGACGTCCCGGACGTGGCCGCCCGGTACCGGTTCGTGGACCGGCTCGTGCTGACCGCGCGCGGGTACTCCTACCCCACGGCGCGCGAGGCGGCGCTCAAGCTCATGGAGACCTCCTACCTGTCGGCGCAGGCGTTCTCGGCGGCCGACCTCATGCACGGGCCGCTGGCGATGGTCGACGCCGACCGCCCCGTCATCGCGGTGGTGCCCGAGGGGCCCGGCGGGGAGGCGGTGACCCCCGTCCTGGCCGCCCTGCACGAGCGCGGCGCGGACGTGTGCGCGGTGGCCCCCGCGGGGCTGGCCCCCCAGGCCACCGTCCGGCTCGCGCTGCCGTCGGGGATCCCCGAGGACCTCGCGCCCGTCGTGCAGATCGTGCCGCTGCAACGGCTGGCCCTGGAGATGGCCGTGGCCCGGGGGCTGGACCCCGACGCCCCCCGGGGTCTGCGCAAGGTCACGGAGACCCGGTGA